A window of the Nitrososphaerota archaeon genome harbors these coding sequences:
- a CDS encoding ATP-binding protein yields MKILKKEKNSIQIICFPEDVEVQKGDYLIAEEGNGKYALLQVIDVNYVQTPGILEDLLRTMSLEKIDTNFIDPFDTNSFMLLIKDARIVSTKIRAIAEGENLIFGSSWLPSRFKSFIRKADINTLYKLIKVDGFRKINIGKVSGQDFYINAEAFDGRLTIITGKKETGKSHIAKIIVSSLVEYGAKCIVFDINGEYVNLNKNKLGEPSKLANKIRILIPGENFKVTIKDAGLKVLLDVLEYVYNTPGTSCREFARIWHTIEHKKISLTIDELIEFIQRAPIHESVRDALISRMLALKSSRFFTNNENEATSLMDEINSIDNGTLIIIDMKSLIPITRKIVVEYILSKLSNLLKDDKIPPIFLLAEEAHLYIRNTYWDDLVTRMRHFGLFPIFVTNQPDSIPETIYRQADNIFLFNFTNENDLDFISKASRIDSESIKSIVSQLPPKHCFILGYVVGDLPIVVKVKDMDIQTMGMTKKFFKEKKSILIQKML; encoded by the coding sequence ATGAAAATATTAAAAAAAGAAAAAAATTCAATACAAATAATATGTTTTCCAGAAGATGTTGAAGTACAAAAAGGAGATTATTTAATTGCTGAAGAAGGAAATGGAAAATATGCATTATTACAAGTAATAGATGTAAATTATGTTCAAACACCTGGAATACTTGAAGATTTGCTTAGAACAATGTCTCTTGAAAAAATAGATACAAATTTTATAGATCCTTTTGATACAAATTCCTTTATGCTTTTAATAAAAGATGCTAGAATTGTTTCAACAAAAATACGTGCAATTGCTGAAGGAGAAAATCTTATTTTTGGAAGTTCTTGGTTACCATCTAGATTTAAATCTTTTATAAGGAAAGCAGATATTAATACTCTTTATAAATTAATTAAAGTAGATGGTTTTAGAAAAATAAATATTGGGAAAGTTTCTGGACAAGATTTTTACATAAATGCTGAAGCATTTGATGGAAGATTAACAATCATAACTGGAAAGAAAGAAACCGGAAAATCTCATATAGCAAAAATAATAGTTTCCTCACTTGTTGAATATGGAGCTAAATGTATAGTGTTTGATATTAATGGAGAATATGTAAATTTAAATAAAAATAAGTTAGGAGAACCAAGTAAATTAGCTAATAAAATTAGAATCTTAATTCCTGGAGAAAACTTTAAAGTAACAATAAAAGATGCTGGATTAAAAGTATTGCTTGATGTTCTTGAGTATGTATATAATACTCCTGGAACAAGTTGTAGAGAATTTGCAAGGATTTGGCATACAATTGAGCATAAAAAAATTTCTTTAACAATTGATGAATTAATAGAATTTATACAAAGAGCACCTATTCATGAATCTGTTAGAGATGCATTAATTTCTAGAATGCTTGCATTAAAATCTTCTCGCTTTTTTACGAATAATGAAAATGAAGCTACATCTTTAATGGATGAAATAAATTCTATTGATAATGGAACATTGATTATAATTGATATGAAAAGTCTTATTCCTATAACTAGAAAAATAGTTGTTGAATATATATTAAGTAAGCTTAGTAATCTTCTTAAAGATGATAAAATTCCACCTATTTTCTTATTAGCTGAAGAAGCACATTTGTATATTAGGAATACTTATTGGGATGATTTAGTAACTAGAATGAGACATTTTGGTTTATTTCCCATTTTTGTTACAAATCAACCAGATTCTATACCAGAAACAATTTATAGACAAGCAGATAATATATTTTTATTTAATTTCACGAATGAAAATGATTTAGATTTTATTTCTAAAGCTTCTAGAATAGATTCTGAAAGTATAAAATCTATTGTAAGCCAACTTCCTCCAAAACATTGTTTTATACTTGGTTATGTTGTAGGAGATTTGCCAATTGTAGTTAAAGTTAAAGATATGGATATTCAAACTATGGGTATGACTAAGAAATTCTTTAAAGAAAAGAAATCGATTCTAATTCAAAAAATGCTTTAA
- a CDS encoding nitroreductase family protein codes for MDVFEAIKNRRSIRAFQEKEIPEEFIEKILDSARWAPSAGNIQPWEFIIVKNKELKMKLAEAAYGQYFIAEAPIVIVVCTNIKKSSSRYGTRGETLYSIQDAAAATQNILLSVHALGLGACWIGAFSEEKVSSILNIPKYVRPVAILPIGYPAEKPIPPNKRKIDEITFFEKYGLKKY; via the coding sequence ATGGATGTATTTGAAGCTATTAAAAATAGGAGAAGTATAAGAGCTTTTCAAGAAAAAGAAATTCCAGAAGAATTTATTGAAAAAATTTTAGATTCTGCTAGATGGGCTCCTTCAGCAGGAAATATTCAACCATGGGAATTTATAATAGTAAAAAATAAAGAATTAAAAATGAAATTAGCTGAGGCAGCTTATGGGCAATACTTTATAGCTGAAGCACCTATAGTAATAGTTGTTTGTACAAATATTAAAAAATCTAGTTCAAGATATGGAACAAGAGGAGAAACACTTTATTCAATCCAAGATGCTGCAGCAGCAACTCAAAATATTCTTTTAAGTGTTCACGCTCTTGGATTAGGAGCATGTTGGATTGGTGCATTTTCTGAAGAAAAAGTAAGTTCAATTCTTAATATTCCAAAATATGTAAGACCTGTTGCTATATTGCCAATTGGATATCCTGCAGAAAAACCTATTCCACCAAATAAAAGGAAAATAGACGAAATCACATTTTTTGAAAAATATGGTTTAAAAAAATATTAA